A genomic stretch from Pieris brassicae chromosome 9, ilPieBrab1.1, whole genome shotgun sequence includes:
- the LOC123714200 gene encoding galanin receptor type 3: MYGNWSAEGADEDRTPAHVAVLIVLYVLVSVIGIIGNVSLMAALASGGASRLRTPQLLSACAADLLVCAASAPLAATRAVHHQQTPCHFTFYIESFPVAASTLSLVAMAADRCGAVRRGRGSLCDRPFLAVAVVWISALILGGVTVIATCLSCPPLAAAHAVVTFCVPVIAVTRCHWSVRVKLTALSLTARAAHGELPLPVPLIRRPTHVIIVAGVGPRERRDAVDVGDVRSKKLQPSLLGPQPQTSTLRSRRRLGNVLIGIAAIFAACWCPFAAIVICSAFGLNAPLVMSQYALLLGHAHSAMNAAAYWVLNRHALTAACAAWRIPQLRVREERPSSTNEAALGAFHPRLARPAPSPRPPPSSFLY, encoded by the exons GAAATGTAAGTCTAATGGCAGCATTGGCAAGTGGCGGCGCATCCAGACTGCGCACACCGCAATTACTAAGCGCGTGCGCAGCTGACCTTTTGGTGTGCGCAGCTAGCGCTCCACTGGCCGCTACACGAGCAGTGCATCACCAGCAAACCCCTTgccattttacattttatattgag TCGTTCCCTGTGGCGGCCAGTACTCTATCTCTGGTTGCCATGGCAGCGGACCGATGTGGTGCGGTGAGGCGGGGTCGCGGCTCTTTATGTGACAGACCTTTCCTCGCTGTGGCTGTTGTTTGGATATCCGCTCTCATACTGG GTGGAGTAACCGTAATAGCGACATGTCTATCATGCCCACCGCTGGCCGCAGCGCACGCAGTAGTCACATTCTGCGTGCCAGTGATTGCAGTCACAAGATGTCATTGGAGTGTCCGCGTGAAGCTCACAGCTCTGTCCCTCACGGCGCGGGCAGCGCATGGAGAATTGCCCCTACCAGTTCCTTTGATTCGACGACCGACACATGTGATTATAGTAGCTGGCGTCGGCCCTCGGGAAAGACGAGACGCAGTTGACGTCGGTGATGTCAGATCCAAGAAACTGCAGCCGAGTCTCCTCGGTCCACAACCGCAAACGTCAACGCTTCGATCCCGTAGAAGATTGGGAAATGTTCTCATAGGAATCGCTGCTATATTCGCAGCCTGCTGGTGTCCGTTTGCAGCCATAGTGATATGCAGCGCGTTCGGTCTAAATGCTCCCTTAGTGATGTCGCAGTATGCCTTGTTATTAGGCCATGCACATTCCGCTATGAATGCCGCAGCTTATTGGGTATTAAATAGACATGCGCTCACTGCAGCTTGTGCTGCATGGCGTATTCCTCAGTTGAGGGTAAGAGAAGAAAGGCCGTCATCAACAAACGAGGCAGCGTTGGGAGCGTTTCACCCTCGCCTCGCTCGTCCTGCTCCCTCCCCGCGGCCCCCTCCTTCCAGTTTCCTCTATTGA
- the LOC123714554 gene encoding ubiquitin-conjugating enzyme E2 N, with the protein MAALPRRIIKETQRLMQEPVPGISAVPSESNARYFHVIVTGPEDSPFEGGLFKLELFLPEDYPMSAPKVRFITKIYHPNIDRLGRICLDILKDKWSPALQIRTVLLSIQALLSAPNPDDPLANDVAELWKVNESEAIRNAKDWTRRYAMDN; encoded by the coding sequence ATGGCAGCCCTACCACGTAGAATAATCAAAGAGACACAGCGATTGATGCAAGAACCTGTGCCGGGAATAAGTGCGGTGCCTAGCGAGTCCAATGCACGCTATTTCCATGTGATTGTAACGGGTCCTGAGGATTCGCCATTTGAAGGTGGACTATTCAAATTAGAACTATTTCTACCAGAAGATTACCCCATGTCAGCACCGAAGGTTagatttataactaaaatatatcacCCGAACATAGACCGGCTTGGTCGTATATGCCTGGACATATTGAAAGACAAGTGGAGTCCGGCGCTTCAAATTCGTACGGTGCTTCTATCTATCCAGGCGTTACTATCCGCGCCGAATCCAGACGACCCACTTGCGAACGACGTTGCAGAACTGTGGAAAGTAAACGAAAGCGAGGCAATCCGTAATGCCAAGGACTGGACCAGGAGATATGCAATGGACAACTGA
- the LOC123714368 gene encoding calcium and integrin-binding family member 3-like isoform X2, with the protein MSDRQRWRCPVSEAKAHYGVFKRFRDVNPELIPKNMTENQAHTIILPVEEIEKLPELKENPFKRRICQVFSHDGSGNLTFEDFLDMMSVFSEAAPRDIKAWYAFRIYDLDDDKYIGREDLLEATKLLTAGQLHEDEREEIVTSVLDEADVDGDGKLSFMDFEHVVARAPDFVSTFHIRV; encoded by the exons ATGTCCGATCGGCAAAGATGGCGTTGTCCAGTTTCGGAAGCCAAGGCTCATTATGG AGTTTTCAAGCGGTTTCGAGACGTAAATCCCGAATTGATTCCAAAGAACATGACCGAAAACCAAGCTCACACTATTATTTTACCAGTTgaagaaatagaaaaattgCCTGAACTAAAA GAAAATCCATTCAAAAGAAGAATCTGCCAGGTTTTCTCTCATGATGGTTCTGGTAACCTCACATTTGAAGACTTTCTGGACATGATGTCGGTGTTTAGTGAAGCCGCGCCACGGGATATTAAGGCATG GTATGCGTTCAGGATTTACGATCTAGATGACGACAAGTATATTGGGCGCGAGGACCTACTGGAAGCTACCAAGCTCCTCACAGCCGGGCAGCTGCATGAAGATGAACGAGAGGAGATAGTCACAAGTGTGTTGGATGAGGCTGATGTAGACGGAGATGGGAAACTCTCCTTCATGGACTTTGAACATGTAGTGGCTAGGGCCCCAGATTTCGTGTCTACTTTCCATATTAGAGTCTAA
- the LOC123714368 gene encoding calcium and integrin-binding family member 3-like isoform X1, with translation MGNKVVTSTEQQLEDYQDCTFFTRKEILRVFKRFRDVNPELIPKNMTENQAHTIILPVEEIEKLPELKENPFKRRICQVFSHDGSGNLTFEDFLDMMSVFSEAAPRDIKAWYAFRIYDLDDDKYIGREDLLEATKLLTAGQLHEDEREEIVTSVLDEADVDGDGKLSFMDFEHVVARAPDFVSTFHIRV, from the exons atGGGAAACAAAGTTGTGACATCCACGGAACAACAACTCGAGGACTATCAG GACTGCACATTTTTCACGAGGAAGGAAATATTAAG AGTTTTCAAGCGGTTTCGAGACGTAAATCCCGAATTGATTCCAAAGAACATGACCGAAAACCAAGCTCACACTATTATTTTACCAGTTgaagaaatagaaaaattgCCTGAACTAAAA GAAAATCCATTCAAAAGAAGAATCTGCCAGGTTTTCTCTCATGATGGTTCTGGTAACCTCACATTTGAAGACTTTCTGGACATGATGTCGGTGTTTAGTGAAGCCGCGCCACGGGATATTAAGGCATG GTATGCGTTCAGGATTTACGATCTAGATGACGACAAGTATATTGGGCGCGAGGACCTACTGGAAGCTACCAAGCTCCTCACAGCCGGGCAGCTGCATGAAGATGAACGAGAGGAGATAGTCACAAGTGTGTTGGATGAGGCTGATGTAGACGGAGATGGGAAACTCTCCTTCATGGACTTTGAACATGTAGTGGCTAGGGCCCCAGATTTCGTGTCTACTTTCCATATTAGAGTCTAA
- the LOC123714368 gene encoding calcium and integrin-binding family member 3-like isoform X3, which produces MGKKVFKRFRDVNPELIPKNMTENQAHTIILPVEEIEKLPELKENPFKRRICQVFSHDGSGNLTFEDFLDMMSVFSEAAPRDIKAWYAFRIYDLDDDKYIGREDLLEATKLLTAGQLHEDEREEIVTSVLDEADVDGDGKLSFMDFEHVVARAPDFVSTFHIRV; this is translated from the exons ATGGGTAAGAA AGTTTTCAAGCGGTTTCGAGACGTAAATCCCGAATTGATTCCAAAGAACATGACCGAAAACCAAGCTCACACTATTATTTTACCAGTTgaagaaatagaaaaattgCCTGAACTAAAA GAAAATCCATTCAAAAGAAGAATCTGCCAGGTTTTCTCTCATGATGGTTCTGGTAACCTCACATTTGAAGACTTTCTGGACATGATGTCGGTGTTTAGTGAAGCCGCGCCACGGGATATTAAGGCATG GTATGCGTTCAGGATTTACGATCTAGATGACGACAAGTATATTGGGCGCGAGGACCTACTGGAAGCTACCAAGCTCCTCACAGCCGGGCAGCTGCATGAAGATGAACGAGAGGAGATAGTCACAAGTGTGTTGGATGAGGCTGATGTAGACGGAGATGGGAAACTCTCCTTCATGGACTTTGAACATGTAGTGGCTAGGGCCCCAGATTTCGTGTCTACTTTCCATATTAGAGTCTAA
- the LOC123714370 gene encoding uncharacterized protein LOC123714370, which translates to MIVLIIILLVCTNLSFQLDSKLCQKYPSQRHCIIEWMSRERWAHTERHTYKWDRRKCLLIRWAKYCGAPLPDTNNFDSEELCYSECGGWA; encoded by the exons ATGATCGTacttatcataattttattggtGTGTACAAACTTGTCATTTCAAT TGGATTCAAAGTTATGTCAAAAGTACCCAAGTCAACGGCATTGTATCATTGAATGGATGTCACGAGAGAGATGGGCTCACACAGAAAG ACACACGTATAAATGGGATAGACGGAAATGCCTGCTAATTCGCTGGGCGAAATATTGTGGAGCACCTCTACCAGACACGAACAACTTTGATAGTGAAGAACTTTGCTATTCAGAATGTGGGGGGTGGGCTTAA